Within bacterium, the genomic segment AACTGCTTCCGCAGGACGGGGTTCGTGGCGAACGAAGGTGCGGGCTCGCCGTAGAGGCGCTGCGCGAACGCGCGGACCGCCTCCGGGTCGTCCGCGGCGCCGGCGAGCCGCGCGAGCTCGGCGTCGTACATTCCCGTGGCCGCGACGGCGGCGACCCACTCGGGGTGCTGCGGGTACAGGAACGCCTTGTCGATCATGATCGTCGTGACCCAGTGCACGTCGCGCGACACGAGTCCGGCCACGAGCTCGGCGTCGCGCTCCCCGTCGAGGTCGACGCCGGTGAAGTGCAGCAGGTGGTCGACGCCGGCGCGGGCCGCCATGCGCAGCTCTTCGCTGTCGCTCACGTGGGCGAACACCCGCGTGCCGGCGATGTGGGCCTGCCGGACGATCTCGTCGATGAACTCCTGCGGCATGCGCTCGACGAAGGGCGGATCGGGGCCCTCCTCGATGGTGAGCTTGATGCCGACGATGGGCTGCCGGCTCACCCGCGCGACGAGCGGTCCGATCTCGGCCACCGAATCGATGTAGTGGACGGTGACGCCGTCGACCCACTTCGGGCTGGGGTACGTCTTGACCGGATGCCGCCCCGCCATGGTGAAGTGCTGGCTGGTGTGGAAGAAGCGGGGCGCGGCCGCGCCGGGAGCCAGGGTCCGCTCGCGCATGGCCGCGAGGGTCGCGTCGTCGCAGTCGCCGCAGCCGGTCACCAGGATCGACGTCACGCCGAAACGCACGAACTGGGGAAACGACTCGTCGACGGGGAAGGGGTGGGTGTGCGCGTCGAAGAGGCCGGGCACGACGAAGCGCCCGCGGCCGTCCACGACTT encodes:
- a CDS encoding amidohydrolase family protein, producing the protein MTRRRRHVVAGCVLAVILAPAVGRAAGDLLLREITVVDGTGGPARSGVDVLVRNGRIAAIAPERLDADGAEVVDGRGRFVVPGLFDAHTHPFPVDESFPQFVRFGVTSILVTGCGDCDDATLAAMRERTLAPGAAAPRFFHTSQHFTMAGRHPVKTYPSPKWVDGVTVHYIDSVAEIGPLVARVSRQPIVGIKLTIEEGPDPPFVERMPQEFIDEIVRQAHIAGTRVFAHVSDSEELRMAARAGVDHLLHFTGVDLDGERDAELVAGLVSRDVHWVTTIMIDKAFLYPQHPEWVAAVAATGMYDAELARLAGAADDPEAVRAFAQRLYGEPAPSFATNPVLRKQFSDLKRLHEAGIRLVAGTDVGSDWIFPGYSLHEELALLAAAGFTPDELLVMATRNAAGMIGVLDDVGTLEPGKRADLLVLNADPRTDVGNLGAIAAVYRDGVAVWTDR